A part of Gossypium hirsutum isolate 1008001.06 chromosome A07, Gossypium_hirsutum_v2.1, whole genome shotgun sequence genomic DNA contains:
- the LOC121203714 gene encoding uncharacterized protein: protein MEGLRGKTVVKLRKLKEAIKKWYMEDENTLERSIMESEARIKAIDDISENRKLAELEMDELKQLNIEVCEAIKLKESIWCQKSRMTWLKEEDANSAFFHKAVKIKAKRKMVFSLKIGSRNIKDPKEMKEGLFNYFKNYFDCSVRRWKMGVDLNFRLLSEESARKLEEPRPDEFNLYFYRKCLKIVKYDLFGVMSDFFSFGKLEKSINSSFIILIPKVESLLRFQNLDQSI, encoded by the coding sequence ATGGAGGGCTTAAGAGGAAAAACGGTTGTCAAATTGAGAAAATTGAAGGAAGCTATTAAGAAGTGGTATATGGAAGATGAAAATACTTTGGAAAGAAGTATTATGGAAAGTGAGGCTAGGATTAAGGCGATTGATGATATAAGTGAAAATAGAAAGTTGGCCGAGTTGGAGATGGATGAGTTAAAACAATTGAACATTGAGGTCTGTGAAGCAATTAAACTCAAAGAATCTATCTGGTGTCAAAAATCGAGGATGACTTGGCTTAAGGAAGAGGATGCAAATAGTGCTTTCTTTCACAAGGCGGTCAAGATTAAAGCCAAAAGAAAAatggtttttagcctaaaaattggTAGTCGTAATATTAAGGACCCTAAGGAGATGAAAGAGGGTCTTTTcaattactttaaaaattattttgattgctCGGTAAGAAGATGGAAAATGGGAGTGGATTTGAACTTCAGATTGCTTAGTGAGGAAAGTGCGAGGAAATTGGAGGAGCCTAGACCAGACGAATTCAATTTGTACTTCTATAGAAAGTGTTTGAAGATCGTGAAATATGATTTATTTGGGGTAATGTCAGATTTTTTCTCATTTGGAAAACTTGAGAAGAGTATTAACTCCTCTTTTATCATTCTTATACCAAAGGTGGAAAGCCTATTGAGATTTCAGAATTTAGACCAATCTATTTAG
- the LOC121203715 gene encoding uncharacterized protein, with protein sequence MEVLHLVLDKATEEELIKGFNDVILGIKFSHLQFANDTILFLEVDDKEVTNVMYILRVFEIFLGLSSNFNKSCLVGFDVEEELLFRMAAICKCKIGTLPFNYLGVPLGANLKRLHLGTNHRQSQEEVVGIEMSITFMAGRVVLINAALSSLPIYFMSLFQALVTVIKKN encoded by the coding sequence aTGGAGGTTCTCCATCTGGTGTTGGACAAAGCGACAGAGGAAGAACTGATCAAAGGATTTAATGATGTAATTCTTGGGATAAAATTTTCTCATCTTCAATTTGCTAATGATACGATTCTTTTCCTAGAAGTTGATGATAAAGAGGTGACTAATGTGATGTACATTCTTAGGGTGTTCGAGATTTTTTTGGGGCTGAGCAGTAACTTTAACAAATCCTGCTTAGTGGGGTTTGATGTGGAAGAAGAATTATTGTTTAGGATGGCTGCCATTTGCAAATGCAAAATAGGTACTCTTCCTTTCAACTATTTAGGGGTCCCATTAGGTGCAAATCTGAAAAGATTACACTTGGGAACCAATCATAGACAGAGTCAGGAAGAAGTTGTCGGGATAGAAATGTCGATCACTTTCATGGCAGGCAGGGTAGTTCTTATTAATGCGGCGTTGTCCTCACTGCCGATATATTTCATGTCTTTATTTCAAGCTCTGGTGActgttattaaaaaaaattga
- the LOC121203716 gene encoding uncharacterized protein: MDDEADVNFACGKVWNIKVPPRVRSFLWMLTIDRIMSKEFLAKLDMNLQHFLIFFPWCEREPESASHLFFKYRFIEGFWAKIFNWWDAEWKRVDGFVDLFALCYNAKIEYSKKSLWLISCAAACWSIWLARNALVFDRRSVKMDNLVFQSTMRALLWIRSSHNELMMQEKFWWLAPQRYRVVSLEWWKCAISVVFAEQGFYESLIAAQDG, translated from the exons ATGGATGATGAGGCGGATGTCAATTTTGCTTGCGGTAAAGTGTGGAATATTAAGGTTCCTCCTAGAGTTCGTAGCTTTCTGTGGATGTTAACTATCGACAGAATCATGTCTAAGGAATTTTTGGCTAAACTAGATATGAACCTTCAacactttttgatttttttcccttGGTGCGAAAGAGAACCGGAAAGCGCATCTCACCTTTTTTTCAAGTACAGATTTATCGAAGGTTTTTGGGCAAAAATCTTCAATTGGTGGGATGCTGAATGGAAGAGGGTTGATGGTTTTGTGGATTTATTTGCCTTGTGTTATAATGCGAAAATAGAATATAGTAAGAAAAGTTTATGGCTGATTTCTTGTGCTGCAGCATGTTGGTCAATATGGTTAGCAAGAAATGCTTTGGTTTTTGATAGAAGGAGTGTAAAAATGGATAATTTGGTTTTTCAATCTACGATGAGGGCATTGTTGTGGATTAGATCATCTCATAATGAACTCATGATGCAGGAGAAGTTTTGGTGGTTAGCTCCTCAAAGATATAGAGTGGTGTCGCTGGAAtggtggaaatgtgcaa TCTCTGTTGTCTTTGCCGAGCAAGGATTTTATGAATCCTTGATTGCTGCCCAAGATGGCTGA